Proteins found in one Triticum aestivum cultivar Chinese Spring chromosome 4D, IWGSC CS RefSeq v2.1, whole genome shotgun sequence genomic segment:
- the LOC123097436 gene encoding E3 ubiquitin-protein ligase DIS1, translated as MASAAYTDDSGSEVIDPPKSEVLDVAELVGDHTQLTQKSNVVASSSVRELLECPVCLSAMYPPIHQCSNGHTLCSGCKPRVHNRCPTCRHELGNIRCLALEKVAASLELPCKYQNFGCLGIYPYYCKLKHESQCHYRPYSCPYAGSECTVGGDIPYLVNHLKDDHKVDMHSGSTFNHRYVKSNPHEVENATWMLTVFSCFGQYFCLHFEAFQLGMAPVYIAFLRFMGDDAEAKKYSYSLEVGGGGRKMIFQGVPRSIRDGHRKVRDSYDGLIIQRNMALFFSGGERKELKLRVTGRIWKEE; from the exons ATGGCCTCGGCTGCTTACACTGATGATTCTGGTTCCGAGGTTATTGATCCTCCAAAGTCTGAGGTACTGGATGTTGCTGAACTTGTCGGCGATCATACACAGCTTACACAAAAATCAAATGTGGTGGCTTCTAGCAGCGTTCGCGAACTTTTGGAATGCCCCGTCTGCTTGAGTGCCATGTACCCTCCTATACATCAG TGCTCTAATGGCCATACATTGTGCTCTGGATGCAAGCCAAGGGTTCACAACCGCTGCCCAACTTGTAGGCATGAACTAGGTAACATAAGATGCCTTGCTCTTGAGAAGGTGGCTGCATCTCTTGAGCTTCCATGCAAGTACCAGAACTTTGGTTGCTTAGGCATTTACCCATACTACTGCAAGCTGAAGCATGAGTCACAGTGCCATTATAGGCCTTATAGTTGTCCATACGCTGGATCTGAATGTACAGTTGGTGGTGACATTCCATACTTGGTAAATCATTTGAAAGATGATCACAAAGTTGATATGCACAGTGGAAGCACTTTCAACCATCGCTATGTCAAGTCAAATCCTCATGAAGTTGAGAATGCGACCTGGATGCTTACG GTTTTCAGCTGCTTTGGCCAGTACTTCTGCCTGCATTTTGAGGCATTTCAGTTGGGCATGGCACCTGTGTACATCGCTTTCCTGAGGTTCATGGGAGATGATGCGGAAGCAAAGAAGTACAGCTACAGCCTGGAGGTAGGAGGTGGTGGGCGCAAGATGATCTTTCAAGGGGTTCCCCGGAGCATTCGAGACGGCCATCGGAAGGTCAGAGATAGCTATGATGGGCTAATAATCCAACGGAAcatggccttgttcttctctggtGGTGAGAGGAAGGAGCTTAAATTGAGGGTCACCGGGAGGATTTGGAAAGAAGAGTGA